In Tenacibaculum sp. 190524A02b, the genomic stretch ATTAGGAATCCATTCTGAGAAAATATATTGAAAAATAGAAGTATCAGCACTAGATCCTTTATAATCAAAAACAGCATAAAGTCCAGCTCTTAAAACAAACGATTCCATATTAGAAGGAATTTTTTCAAAATTAAGGACTTCTACAGTTGCCCATTTTTCGAACTCGTTGTTAGGAAGAAACTGTTCGTAATATGAAGGAGGATATATTTGCATGGAGATTTTATCTTCAGAAACTCTATTAGATACCTCTTTAATTCTAGGAGAAAATTTCTTCCAGAGTTGCCCCGTTTTATTATTCACCAAGTTCATAGTAATACGATGACCGATTAACTTTTTTTCGTTAAGTTGTTCAATTCTTGGTATAGGAAACCCCATTGTTAATTTTAAAATTAATGATGTTATTATAACAGTAAAAATACTCAATTTTATAACAGCCATCTATTAAAGGAAAAGAACTTATAAAAACAAGCAACCTCACAGTAGTATTACTGCAAGGTTACTTTCCCAAAAACCAACATGAAATAAAAACTATTTTTAAGGTGTAATTATACTCGAATAACTTCGTTTATATTACTTTTTAGTGTTGTTTTTATATATAAAATAATGAGTATGCTATTTACTCAAAAACCAGTTTTAAAATGGAATATTCATAGGCTAATTTTTTAGTTATTCTTGTTTGAAGTTTTTAAAAAAGAACTTTCATAACGAATGCAATTTAAAAATAACCAAACTAAACAAAAAGCTAATGTTTGTTAATTGTTTGCTAATAAGTAAACTACCTCGGGGAAAGCAATGAGACATTTAATAAGATAATAAGTTTAATTTCGAGGCAACCCTCGGGGTATTATAACCCTTTGGCGGTGCTAATAAAGCGATGTAGTTTTATAAAGCTGAAAGAGAAAATTGTTTGTTTTTTTTACATTAAGTTTTGATTTGTTAAAAGTAAAAACAAGTGCTAAACTAGTAATGCTTAATTGTATATTGCACAGTAATAACAAACAACCAACTATTCAAAACTAAATCATGAAAAAAATAGGATTAATTATCTTTTGTTTGGTAATACTATTAGGATGCAATAGCAAAAAATCTACTAAACTTAATAAAAAAGATTATCTTACTTTCTTTAAAAAAATCAAAGGAAAAGGTTGCGTTTCTGGGCAATTTATTCGTTGGAGTTATAATGCTTCGTTAGAAGAAATGAAAAAAGCTAATGAATTATCTGGTCAGTGGGTAGGAATGTTAGGTGCTGATTACTATGGGAATTTTAGAGACTCTGTTCCTTCGCCTAAAGGGATATATCAAAAAGCCAATCAAGCAATAAAAGAGTATTACCCTAAAAATGGATTGGTTAACTTATCACTTCATATAAATAATCCACAATCTGGAGCAAGTGCATGGGATTATGTAATAGATATTGATTCTATTTTTATACCAAATAGTCGGGTTCAGAAAAACTTGTTAAAAGAATTAGATTTTATAGCTGAAGGAATTGCTGATCTAGAAGAAAAAGGAGTAATGGTTATGTTTAGGCCTTACCATGAAATGAATGGATATTGGTTTTGGTGGGGAAAAAGTAAGCGTTTTGCAGAGTTATGGAAGTTTACCTATAAGTATTTAGTAGAAGAGAAAAAGTTAGACAATATGCTTTGGTGTTGGTCTCCTGATGCAGGACCAGGAAATATACATGACTATTATCCGGGAGATGAATATGTAGATATTGTAGGGTTAGATTCGTATGGAGCAGATTTACCTAAAAAAGCATTAGATGATTACAAGGAAATTTTGAAATACAACAAACCTTTTGGATTTTCTGAATATGGTTGCGTACAAGGAGGAGATAAAAAAACGGCTGCCACCTTTGATTACAGCGTATTAAAAGATTGGTTGCATAAAGAGTTTCCTGAAGCAGTTTACTTTTTAGTTTGGAGAGATCATTGGGGCTTTACAGGAAAGAAAGGTGTGGGTGCTTTATTGAATGATGATAAAATTCTTAACAAAGAATCTATAATGGAATTGAAGACAATAAAACAATAGAACTTTTGTTTATTTTTGTTCTAAGAGCAAAGATTTATTCTTAGTGTAACTATCCGTTTTTATATTTATGAGAAAAATAATCCCTGTATTCTTGTTAACATTAAACTTCTTAAATTGTACTAATTATGGGCAATTAAAAGTAATAACACAAGTTCCTGATAAGTTGGAAGAAGTATCAGGAATAACGAAGGTAAAGGGAAGTGATTTGCTTTGGATGCATAATGACAGTGGGAATAAAGCTGAGGTGTATGGTGTAGATATTGAGGGAAATATTCAACAAAAAATTAAGTTAGAGGTAAAAAACAAAGATTGGGAAGATGTTACTACAGATGAAGAAGGGAATCTTTATATAGCAGACTTTGGAAATAATGATAATAAGCGTAAAAATTTAGTTATTTATAAAGTACAAAACCAAGAAGTACTTAAAGGGGGTAAGGTTAGTGCAGAAAAAATAAAGTTTAAATACGATAATCAAGAGAAGTTTCCTCCAAAGAAAAAAGAACGTTTTTTTGATGCAGAATCCATACTATATTATAACAATGCTTTGTACATTTTTACAAAAAGTAGAGTAAAAAATAGTTTTGGGAAAACTAGTTTGTATAAAATACCTGCACAATCAGGTAATTATAGAGCAACTTATATAGGCACTTTTGAAACTTGTATGAAAGACATGCATTGTTGGATAACTTCAGCAAGTATATCGCCAAATAAAAATAAAGTAGCATTGTTAAATCACAATAAATTATTGGTATTTACCAATTTTGAAGGTGATAATTTTTTTGAAGGAGAGTTAACGGAGTATGATTTAAAACACACTTCACAAAAAGAAGGCGTCACTTTTAAAGACAATACAACTGTGTATATCACAGATGAAAAAGCCCATGGTAGCGGTGGAAATTTATATGAGTTTGTATTGAAGTAATTAGTTTGTTAGTTGTTTTTGTATAAAATTTATATGAGTTTGTAATAATTGATAAAGGAGAAAACTATTTTTCCATACTGAACTACTGAACTACTGAACTACTGAACTACTGAACTACTGAACTACTGAACTACTGAACTACTGAACTACTGAACTACTGAACTACTGAACTACTGAACTACTGAACTACTGAACTACTGAACTACTGAACTACTGAACTACTGAACTACTGAACTACTGAACTACTGAACTACTGAACTACTGAACTACTGAACTACTGAACTACTGAACTACTGAACTACTGAACTACTAATTTTCAACATACCTCAACAAGTAATAATATCCAACCTATAATTAATAATAAACCTCCTAAAGGAGTAATCGGACCTAAAAAACGTAGCTTTTTACCCTTAGCATCAGAAAGTACTAAACCATAAATACTGAAAGAAAACAAAAAGATTCCTACTATAAAACTCCAACCTAATAAAGTATTAAACTGTTTAAGATTAAAACCAACTACTAATAAAACAATAGCATGATACATTTGGTACTTCACTCCAGTTTCAAACGACTTTAATTGCTCATCAGTTAACACTTTTTTTAAAGCATGTGCTCCAAAAGCTCCAAAAACAACAGCCAACATACCATAAATAGTTCCAAAAATTAATAAGGTTTGCTCCATAATAGATTACTAATTTGAAAATGAAAACAAATATACAGTAAGTAATAGTATAGTTATGTACTAATGTTAATACTAAATAAAATATTACTAAATCAGTTAATTTTATAAAGAATAAGAACAGATTAAAGTGTTAAAAAAGAGAAGTTAAATGCAAGTAAAATCAGGAAAAAACGACTATACCATGACAATTTCGTAAATTTGCACTAAGAAATTCGCAATAAAATGAAGATACGAAACATCAATGATATACAAGATTTCGAACTTCCCTTACAACTCAATATTAGTTTTAGAAAAGTTTTTGAGGTGTTTCAAAAATATGCTAGTAATGATTTAAAGGAACATCCTTTTCATGAGTCAGCTAAAAGAATGATTCAAGAAATTGAAAAATACCCAGAATTAATTGAAGGTTTTTCTGATTTTACACTGTTAGAAAAATATGAGGAAATTATAGATATATTGTTAGAACCATTATTTCCTGAAATGTTATCCGGAAATGAAATTAAAGCGGCAAGTATTCCTTTTTCATTTACAGCTTTTAAGTTTACGGAGCGTTTTGCTAGTATAATACAAAATGCAGGAGAAGGTTATGATTTGCAAGCTAGGAATTTTGAGGATGACTTAATGTATATTTATTCTTGTACGTTAATCTTAGCAATTGTATACAATTATCCTATAGATTTAAAAAGACCATTCTTTTTTGATATTCCAGATACGCAATTGGGGATAATGAAGCATTATAGAGTAGCTTTTAATGGTGATTTTATGGAGGTGTATCCTACCGAAAATGCACCTAAAATTACTCAAGAAGATATAAAAGTACTTTTAGATAACTTTGATAATATAGAAATATGGAGAGAAAAGTTTCCTCCAAATTCATATATATTTAAGGGATTTGGTATCATGAATTTGTTTGATGTGACTGCAGATGAAACATTGAGCGCCATTAGAACTAATTTATTAGAAAAAGATGATGGTAGTATTGTAGAAAAATTACAAACAAGTCTACAAGAATTTTATACTATTAAAGATTTAAAAGTTGGATTTTCTGTATTTGATATCAGTAATATACAGTCGGAATCATTAAGAGTAAAAAAATCAGAAAGTTTAGTGATTGAAGAAGGAGCGGCTATTGCATGTAATGATTTCTTTTGTCATTATATTTTAAATAAAATATTTAGTGATACTGAAACTGTAGTTCTTTCCGATGTAGAAGCTTATGGAAGAAATACCAATCAGAATCAATTTTATAAAAAATTAGAAGCCCATGATATAGGTAGTATTATTTTAATACCTATAAAAACTACTAATGAAAAAGATTTGGTTTTGTTAGAGATAGCATCGCCAAGAGCTTATGAATTAAATTCGGTAAATAAGCAAAAACTAAAAGATATTATTCCTGTTTTTGAAGCTGCAGCAGAACGTAACTCTGAGGAGTTTTTAAATATTTTAGAGGCTACTATTCAAGAACATTATACATCCATTCATCCATCAGTAAAATGGCGTTTTTATGAAGCTGCTGAAAACTATCAGAATGCTTTATATGCTAAAGAAGAAGATGCTAAAATAGAGCAAATTGTTTTTGAAGATGTATATCCGTTGTATGGGCAAATAGATATTTCAGGATCTTCTATAGCAAGAAACCTAGCAATTAAAGAAGATTTAACCACACAGTTAACATTGGCTATAAATGTTTTGTGTGAAGCATGTAAGACAGAAGAACTCCCTATCTATGAAGAGTTGATGTTTCGTGTTAAAGAATATTTGAATGAGGTAAAGACTGGATTAAAAGCAGGAGATGAAATAGGTATTTTAGACTTTTTAAAGAAAGATATTTACCCAGTATTCAATCACATTAAAGAAATTGATACTTCATTAAAAGATTTAGTGAAGACATATACTAACAGTTTAGATAAAAACTTACAAGTAGTATATAACAAACGTAAGTCATATGAAGAAAGTGTAACGAAGCTGAATGATAAATTGGCTAAGTTTATAGATAAAAAGCAAGAAGAAGCACAGGCAATGTTTCCTCACTATTTTGAACGTTATAAAACGGACGGAGTAGAATACAATATGTATATAGGACAAGCTTTAACTAAGCAGAAAAAGTTTGATGATTTGTATTTGTATAACTTACGTTTATGGCAACTACAAACCATGTGTGAAATGGAAAACCTAGCCAATGTAACTAGAAAAACATTAACACATGATTTAAAAGTAGCTTCTTTAATCCTAGTACATAGTAATTCACTAGCTATTAAATTTAGAATGGATGAAAAGCAGTTTGATGTAGACGGTGCTTATAATATCCGTTATGAAATTATAAAAAAGCGTATTGATAAGGCTTATATTAAAAATACCAATGAACGTTTAACAGTACCTGGAAAAATAGCTATTGTATACTCTCAAGAAAAAGATGCTAGAGAATATACAAAGTATATCAAGTATTTACAATCTAAAAATCTTTTGGGAGAGTTGGAGCAATTAGAGTTGGAAGATTTACAAGGAGTTTCTGGATTAAAAGCTATGAGAGTTGAGGTGATTTATCATGATGAAAATAATAAGAAACCGACAATTTCTGTAGAAGAACTTTTTATGGACTTAAAAAAAGAGTTAAAAAGTTAAAATTAAATTTTTTAAATAGGGAAATAAAGCAAACTTTAGTTGTATAACATTTGCTTTATCATTTACAGTAGTTTTTTTATTCATCTAATTGAAAGTATTTTCTGCAATAAATTTCTTATGCTTGTTGAGGAATGGCTATATACTAGTGCGAGAAGGTTTTGTTGCGTTGAGGAATGGCTATATACTAGTGCGAGAAGGTTTTGTTGCGTTGAGGAATGCTATACACTAGTGCGAGAAGGTTTTGTTGCGTTGAGGAATGCTATACACTAGTGCGAGAAGGTTTTGTTGCGTTGAGGAATGTCTATATACTAGTGCGAGAAGCTTTTGTTGTATTGAGGAATGCTATACACTAGTGCGAGAAGGTTTTGTTGCGTTGAGGAATGCTATACACTAGTGCGAGAAGCTTTTGTTGCGTTGAGGAATGACTATACACTAGTGCGAGAAGCTTTTGTTGTATTGAGGAATGACTATACACTAGTGCGAGAAGGTTTTGTTATGTTGAGGAATGGCTATACACTAGTGCGAGACGTTTTTGTTATGTTGAGGAATGGCTATACACTAGTGCGAGAAGGTTTTGTTATGTTGAGTAATGGCTATACACTAGTGCGAGACGTTTTTGTTATGTTGAGGAAGTTACCTATTGGCATATATAAAAATGTATTCGAAAATAGTATTATACACCACTCTGCATATAAAAAGCAATAGCAAAAGCTAATACACTCACAATAATACCAATCATAAAAACAGTATAAGTGGTTCTCAATAAACTATATTTTCTATTTAAAACCAATCCTAAAAAGTATAAATCTTTAGTTAAAGAACCATACAAATAATCACGGTCTTTTAGCATTTCATCCATAGCCCATTCAAACTCAGATAAACTCATCTTATGAAAGTTTCCAAAGAATATTAAGTTTACCTTTTTATTAGCAACATCTTCTTTGGTAAATTTTCCTTGTGTAACATTAGGGCGTGTAGCCATAACAGAAAGAATAATAGATATGACTGTAAATATCATAAATACAATAGAAGGAATTACTAAATAGCTATTAGATGGATTATCTAGTTTAGGAATTAAAGTAGAAAGCGTCATAGAAATAATAATAGCATTTACTGAAAGTAAAATATTCGCTTTAGTATCTGCAATATCACTTAAAGTAATATGATTTCTTAACGCTACTCTAAACATAGTTTCAATACCACGTTCAGGCAAATCAATTTTATTTTTTTTAAAAGCAAGTTCTTCTTTTTTTTGTTTTAGTTTAACTAAGTCTTGGGTTACTTTTTTTTGAGTTTTTAATAACTGTGCTAGATTTTTACCTTTTTGCTTTTCCCAAGTTTTTATAGCACTTGTTGTGTAGAATTGATGTTCATTAGTTAAAAAATGAATGTTATTATTTAACCAATCAGGATCGGTAAATTCTAACCCTTTGGTAAGTTCTAATTCTTTACGTAATAATTCAGAGAAATCATTATAGTTTTTACTTCCTAAATGAGAGCAATCAGCATCTTTTAAAATTTTATCTAGCTGTGTAGAAGGAGTATTTCCCATTTTAGTAGCCATGATAATAGGAGTAATATCTTCAACAAAATTTTCAGCATTTTCTTGTTTTAGATAGCCTGTAGCAATTTTTACACTTTCTTCTTCATGATTGTTTGGATCTTTACTGTATCCAGTGTCATGAAACCATGCAGCGATTAAGAGTTTTTGAGTGTCTTCTTCATTTAAACCTTCAAGAGTGGCTAACTCTTTAGCCTTTTCAACTACACGTTGTGTATGAGCAATATTATGGTATACAAACTTCTTTTTTAAATTTGTATTTAAAAAATTAAGCACATAATGTTCTACATTTTCTAATAAATTACTCATAAATAGGCTGTTTTTAAAGTGTAAAAATAATCAAAGTTTATCATTTTTAATAACCGTAAATTAGCACTAGTAAATAAAGACTACTAATTATTAAAGAAAAGAAGCATGTTAACATGGAAGCATATTATAGAGTTTAGTGTACATGGTACTCCTGTTCCTACAAAACGAGTAGAAAAAACGGACGAAGAATGGAAGAAACTCTTATCACCAGAAGAATATAGAATTACTAGATTAAAAGGAACAGAAAGGCCTTTTAGCGGAGAACACTGTTCGTCTTTTAAAGGAGGAAAATATAATTGTACTTGTTGTGACACACCATTGTTTGATTCTAGCATTAAGTTTGAATCTCATTCAGGATGGCCAAGTTTTACACAACCAGTACAAAAAAATGCGGTTAAATACCATAAAGATACTACTCATGGAATGATAAGGGTTGAGATTTTATGCAATACCTGTGATGCGCATTTAGGACATGTTTTTCCTGATGGACCAGAACCTAGTGGATTACGTTACTGCGTTAATTCATTATCTATAAAACTAGAAAAAGATGGGTAAAGAAATAGCAACTGTTGGAGGTGGATGTTTTTGGTGTACCGAAGCCATTTTTTTAGAGATAAAGGGAGTTGAAAAAGTAGTATCAGGATATGCAGGAGGAAATGTTCCAGGAAAACCAACTTATAGAGAAATTTGTTCAGGATTAACTGGTCATGCAGAAGTCATACAAATAACCTATGATGCAGAGGTAATTTCGTATGCTGAATTACTGACTATTTTTATGACAACTCATGATCCAACGACCTTAAATAGACAAGGAGCAGATGTTGGAACTCAATATAGATCGGTTATTTTTTATCATAATGATACACAGCAAGCCATAGCAAATGAAGTAATACAGCAAGTGCAACCTTATTTTGAAAGCCCTATTGTAACTGAAATAACGGAAATACCTACTTTTTTTGAAGCAGAAGACTATCATCAAAATTATTACCATCAAAATAAAGAACAAGGCTATTGTAACTTTGTAATTACTCCAAAATTAGCAAAACTTAGAAAACTATATGCTGATAAATTGAAAAACTAGAAAGTATGAGTTTAAATTCAGCTAAAACAATACGATGGGGCATTATTGGATGCGGAGCTGTTACAGAAGTAAAAAGTGGTCCAGCCTACCAACAAATTGAAGGTTTTGAGTTGTATGCAGTAATGAGAAGAGATGTTGAGAAATTGAAAGATTATGCGGATAGGCACCATGTAGAGAAGTATTATACAAATGCAGATGAATTAATTGGAGATAAAGAAGTTGATGCTATCTACATAGCCACACCACCTGACTCTCATATGTATTATGCTTTAAAAGTAGCCAAATCAGGAAAGCCTTGTTGTATAGAAAAACCAATAGCAACAAACTATAAAGATAGTTTAGCTATTTATGAAGCCTTTAAAGAAAAGAACATTCCATTATTTGTAGCTTATTATAGGCGTTCACTTCCAAGGTTTTTAAAAATAAAAGAATGGCTAGTGAATAATAGTATTGGAGAGGTAAGACACATCAACTGGATGTTAAGTAGAAAAACAAAGGAAATAGATACGTTAAAAAAGAAAAATTGGCGAACAGATGCTAGTATAGCTTATGGAGGTTATTTTGATGACTTGGCAAGTCATGGTTTAGATTTATTTACATTTCTGCTAGGAGATATAAAAGAAGCACATGGAATAAGCACCAATCAACAAAATTTGTATACAGCAAAAGATGCAATTACAGGTTGTTGGCTACATGACTGTGGTGCTACTGGATCAGGAATATGGAATTTTGGAGCTAGTTTTTATGAGGATAAAGTAGAAATTATAGGGAGTAAAGGAAAGGTACAGTTTTCTGTTTTTGGAGAAGTTTCATTATCTCTAAAGACAGAAGAGAAAGAAATAGAGGTTTTTATAGAAAACCCAAAGCATATTCAAATATACCATGTACAGAATATGAAAAAACAGTTTTCTGATAAGAATTATAAACATCCTTCAAATGGAAAAACTGCAACACATACTGCTTGGGTAATGGATAAAATTTTAGGAAGATTAGTATAGTGCATTAGTAAGTTTTCGTGAATATCTTAAATAAGGAAACTTTAATAAAACTATAACAGTATAAAATAACCCAACTGATCGTCATAATTGTACATTGGTCTTGTAACAATGTAAAACAACTAAATGTATCAATTAGCACAAATAAATATAGGTAGAATAGTTGGGGTAAATATGGAAGATCCCATAATGAAAGAGTTTGTTGATAATCTGGATAAGGTAAATGAATTGGCAGAAGGGAGTGAAGGATTTGTGTGGAGGTTGAAAGATGAGTCAAACAACGCAGCTAGCTTCAATCCGTACAATGATGAACAAGTGATTATTAATATTTCTGTATGGGAAACAGTTGAAGCCCTAGAAAACTTTACTTACAAAACATTTCATACAGATTTTTTGAAAAGAAGAAAAGAATGGTTTCAAAAGTATGGAAAGGCACATTATGCCCTG encodes the following:
- a CDS encoding GyrI-like domain-containing protein, translated to MGFPIPRIEQLNEKKLIGHRITMNLVNNKTGQLWKKFSPRIKEVSNRVSEDKISMQIYPPSYYEQFLPNNEFEKWATVEVLNFEKIPSNMESFVLRAGLYAVFDYKGSSADTSIFQYIFSEWIPNSPYIIDDRPHFEVLGINYRNNDPNSEEEIWIPISKK
- a CDS encoding glycosyl hydrolase, whose protein sequence is MKKIGLIIFCLVILLGCNSKKSTKLNKKDYLTFFKKIKGKGCVSGQFIRWSYNASLEEMKKANELSGQWVGMLGADYYGNFRDSVPSPKGIYQKANQAIKEYYPKNGLVNLSLHINNPQSGASAWDYVIDIDSIFIPNSRVQKNLLKELDFIAEGIADLEEKGVMVMFRPYHEMNGYWFWWGKSKRFAELWKFTYKYLVEEKKLDNMLWCWSPDAGPGNIHDYYPGDEYVDIVGLDSYGADLPKKALDDYKEILKYNKPFGFSEYGCVQGGDKKTAATFDYSVLKDWLHKEFPEAVYFLVWRDHWGFTGKKGVGALLNDDKILNKESIMELKTIKQ
- a CDS encoding DUF423 domain-containing protein, whose product is MEQTLLIFGTIYGMLAVVFGAFGAHALKKVLTDEQLKSFETGVKYQMYHAIVLLVVGFNLKQFNTLLGWSFIVGIFLFSFSIYGLVLSDAKGKKLRFLGPITPLGGLLLIIGWILLLVEVC
- a CDS encoding GAF domain-containing protein, giving the protein MKIRNINDIQDFELPLQLNISFRKVFEVFQKYASNDLKEHPFHESAKRMIQEIEKYPELIEGFSDFTLLEKYEEIIDILLEPLFPEMLSGNEIKAASIPFSFTAFKFTERFASIIQNAGEGYDLQARNFEDDLMYIYSCTLILAIVYNYPIDLKRPFFFDIPDTQLGIMKHYRVAFNGDFMEVYPTENAPKITQEDIKVLLDNFDNIEIWREKFPPNSYIFKGFGIMNLFDVTADETLSAIRTNLLEKDDGSIVEKLQTSLQEFYTIKDLKVGFSVFDISNIQSESLRVKKSESLVIEEGAAIACNDFFCHYILNKIFSDTETVVLSDVEAYGRNTNQNQFYKKLEAHDIGSIILIPIKTTNEKDLVLLEIASPRAYELNSVNKQKLKDIIPVFEAAAERNSEEFLNILEATIQEHYTSIHPSVKWRFYEAAENYQNALYAKEEDAKIEQIVFEDVYPLYGQIDISGSSIARNLAIKEDLTTQLTLAINVLCEACKTEELPIYEELMFRVKEYLNEVKTGLKAGDEIGILDFLKKDIYPVFNHIKEIDTSLKDLVKTYTNSLDKNLQVVYNKRKSYEESVTKLNDKLAKFIDKKQEEAQAMFPHYFERYKTDGVEYNMYIGQALTKQKKFDDLYLYNLRLWQLQTMCEMENLANVTRKTLTHDLKVASLILVHSNSLAIKFRMDEKQFDVDGAYNIRYEIIKKRIDKAYIKNTNERLTVPGKIAIVYSQEKDAREYTKYIKYLQSKNLLGELEQLELEDLQGVSGLKAMRVEVIYHDENNKKPTISVEELFMDLKKELKS
- a CDS encoding Pycsar system effector family protein gives rise to the protein MSNLLENVEHYVLNFLNTNLKKKFVYHNIAHTQRVVEKAKELATLEGLNEEDTQKLLIAAWFHDTGYSKDPNNHEEESVKIATGYLKQENAENFVEDITPIIMATKMGNTPSTQLDKILKDADCSHLGSKNYNDFSELLRKELELTKGLEFTDPDWLNNNIHFLTNEHQFYTTSAIKTWEKQKGKNLAQLLKTQKKVTQDLVKLKQKKEELAFKKNKIDLPERGIETMFRVALRNHITLSDIADTKANILLSVNAIIISMTLSTLIPKLDNPSNSYLVIPSIVFMIFTVISIILSVMATRPNVTQGKFTKEDVANKKVNLIFFGNFHKMSLSEFEWAMDEMLKDRDYLYGSLTKDLYFLGLVLNRKYSLLRTTYTVFMIGIIVSVLAFAIAFYMQSGV
- the msrB gene encoding peptide-methionine (R)-S-oxide reductase MsrB, yielding MLTWKHIIEFSVHGTPVPTKRVEKTDEEWKKLLSPEEYRITRLKGTERPFSGEHCSSFKGGKYNCTCCDTPLFDSSIKFESHSGWPSFTQPVQKNAVKYHKDTTHGMIRVEILCNTCDAHLGHVFPDGPEPSGLRYCVNSLSIKLEKDG
- the msrA gene encoding peptide-methionine (S)-S-oxide reductase MsrA — protein: MGKEIATVGGGCFWCTEAIFLEIKGVEKVVSGYAGGNVPGKPTYREICSGLTGHAEVIQITYDAEVISYAELLTIFMTTHDPTTLNRQGADVGTQYRSVIFYHNDTQQAIANEVIQQVQPYFESPIVTEITEIPTFFEAEDYHQNYYHQNKEQGYCNFVITPKLAKLRKLYADKLKN
- a CDS encoding Gfo/Idh/MocA family oxidoreductase → MSLNSAKTIRWGIIGCGAVTEVKSGPAYQQIEGFELYAVMRRDVEKLKDYADRHHVEKYYTNADELIGDKEVDAIYIATPPDSHMYYALKVAKSGKPCCIEKPIATNYKDSLAIYEAFKEKNIPLFVAYYRRSLPRFLKIKEWLVNNSIGEVRHINWMLSRKTKEIDTLKKKNWRTDASIAYGGYFDDLASHGLDLFTFLLGDIKEAHGISTNQQNLYTAKDAITGCWLHDCGATGSGIWNFGASFYEDKVEIIGSKGKVQFSVFGEVSLSLKTEEKEIEVFIENPKHIQIYHVQNMKKQFSDKNYKHPSNGKTATHTAWVMDKILGRLV
- a CDS encoding DUF3291 domain-containing protein, producing the protein MYQLAQINIGRIVGVNMEDPIMKEFVDNLDKVNELAEGSEGFVWRLKDESNNAASFNPYNDEQVIINISVWETVEALENFTYKTFHTDFLKRRKEWFQKYGKAHYALWWIKEGEFPTVEEAIEKLDYFQKNGASEKAFDFRKRFSKPKID